Proteins encoded by one window of Pelecanus crispus isolate bPelCri1 chromosome 8, bPelCri1.pri, whole genome shotgun sequence:
- the FNIP1 gene encoding folliculin-interacting protein 1 isoform X1 has product MPPTLFQKLFNKKHGLISPARDARDDCVFSWPLPEFDPSQIRLIVYQDCERRGRNVLFDSSAKRKIEDVSVSKLCSDAQVRVFGKCCQLKPGGDSSSSLDSSINSSSSFSDPKEQCPKYQGSRCSSDANMLGEMMFGSVAMSYKGSTLKIHQIRSPPQLMLSKVFTARTGSSIYGSLNTLQDSLEFINQDSNTLKPDHSTIMNGLLGNIGLSQLCSPRRAFSEQGPLRLIRSASFFAVHSNPMDMPGREQNEDRDSGIARSASLSSLLITPFPSPGSSFNKSCASSYQRRWRRSQTTSLENGVFPRWSMDESFNLSDDSSGPSPGIVRKKKIAIGVIFSLSRDEDENNKFNEFFFSHFPLFESHMNKLKSAIEQAMKMSRRSADASQRSLAYNRIVDALNEFRTTICNLYTMPRIGEPVWLTMMSGTPEKNQLCHRFMKEFTFLMENASKNQFLPALLTAVLTNHLAWVPTVMPNGQPPIRIFLEKHSSQSVDMLAKTHPYNPLWAQLGDLYGAIGSPVRLAKTVVVGKRHDLVQRLLYFLTYFIRCSELQETHLLENGEDEAIVMPGTVITTTLEKGEVEESEYVLVTMHKNRGNLLPMESEEMRTPNCSCKYCKCPISLAQNIEGVSQQEREDAQNTPKVELETSSDENRTIVPDDCQEDAVDVKPPRPCLDTKLETVVCTGSASPEKRVVTESDLEPTANMWRNEDSLESGNQAVSVTRSPGIAVEKKPPDKLFCDAFPCSAAEAQTKVTFLIGDSMSPDSDIELRSQAVVEQIARHHSPPATEEGVSADQNCEAKQTVEDQNRDCGTAEPFPQVASEHQSWNPNPYNAESMSLFDEYFTDDSSIETRTIDDIPGQAATDLLAHNSSLGFSKKLCTKTSKPPSEFCKFMDSVRQETYKNCFNEQDQREKISIRVPHGDRENVEKKVAPGIDWDIPRNESSDSALGDSESEDTGHDLTRPSGNYYGGEQEDWAEEYEIPFPGSKLVEVNSVQPSIANFGRSLLGGYCSSYVPDFVLQGIGSDEKLRHCLVSDLSHAVQHPVLDEPIAEAVCIIADTDKWTVQVASSQRRMIDNKLGKEVLVSSLVSNLLHSTLQLYKHNLSPNFCVMHLEDRLQELYFKSKMLSEYLKGQMRVHVKELGMVLGIESSDLPLLAAVASTHSPYVAQILL; this is encoded by the exons GCGATGCTCAGGTGAGAGTTTTTGGGAAATGCTGCCAACTGAAGCCTGGAGGAGACAGCTCTTCTTCCTTGGATAGTTCAATCAATTCATCCTCCTCGTTCTCTGATCCGAAAGAACAATGCCCAAAATACCAG ggtTCTCGGTGCTCCTCAGATGCTAACATGCTTGGAGAGATGATGTTTGGCTCTGTGGCCATGAGCTACAAGGGCTCCACGTTGAAAATTCACCAAATTCG CTCACCTCCTCAGCTCATGCTCAGCAAGGTTTTCACAGCTCGCACTGGAAGCAGCATCTATGGAAGTCTGAATAC GTTGCAGGACAGTCTTGAGTTCATTAATCAAGACAGCAATACATTAAAGCCTGACCACAGTACAATTATGAATGGACTTCTTGGGAATATAG GTCTTTCACAGCTTTGCAGCCCTAGGCGGGCATTCTCAGAGCAAGGTCCGCTCCGCCTGATCCGGAGCGCCTCTTTCTTTGCAG TTCATAGCAACCCTATGGATATGCCTGGGAGGGAGCAGAATGAGGACAGAGACAGCGGTATAGCACGATCTG CATCTCTTAGCAGTTTGCTCATCACTCCGTTTCCATCTCCGGGCTCTTCGTTTAACAAAAGCTGTGCTAGCAGTTACCAGCGGCGTTGGCGTCGCAGTCAGACTACCAGCTTGGAGAATGGGGTCTTCCCTCGATG GTCCATGGATGAAAGCTTTAACTTGTCAGATGACAGCTCTGGTCCTAGCCCAGGAAttgttaggaagaaaaaaatagcaattgGAGTTATTTTTTCACTCTCAAGAGATGAAGATGAAAACAACAAATTTAATGAGTTCTTCTTCTCACACTTTCCTCTTTTTGAGAGTCACATGAACAAACTGAAGAGTGCAATAGAACAG GCTATGAAAATGAGTCGTAGATCAGCTGATGCCAGTCAGCGGAGTTTGGCATATAACAGAATTGTTGATGCCCTTAATGAATTCAG aacGACTATTTGCAATCTCTACACGATGCCACGGATTGGGGAGCCTGTCTGGCTTACTATGATGTCGGGGACACCAGAGAAGAACCAGCTTTGCCATCGCTTCATGAAGGAATTCACTTTCTTGATGGAAAATGCTTCTAAAAACCA GTTCTTACCAGCTTTACTGACTGCAGTCCTGACTAACCACTTGGCCTGGGTCCCCACCGTCATGCCGAATGGCCAGCCGCCTATAAGAATCTTCCTGGAAAAGCATTCTTCGCAGAGCGTGGACATGCTGGCCAAAACTCATCCATACAACCCACTGTGGGCACAGCTTG GTGACCTGTATGGGGCTATTGGATCACCTGTGAGATTAGCAAAAACAGTGGTGGTTGGCAAAAGGCATGACCTGGTACAGAGATTGCTTTATTTCCTTACTTACTTCATCAGATGCTCTGAACTTCAAGAGACGCATCTTCTAGAAAATGGGGAAGATGAAGCCATTGTCATGCCTGGAACTGTTATAACTACCAcactggagaaaggagaagtagAAGAATCTGAGTATGTGCTTGTCACAATGCACAAGAACAGGGGCAACTTGCTGCCGATGGAGTCTGAAGAAATGAGAACTCCTAACTGTAGCTGTAAATATTGCAAATGTCCCATTTCCCTTGCACAAAACATAGAAGGTGTTTCACAGCAAGAGAGAGAAGACGCGCAAAACACTCCTAAGGTAGAGCTGGAAACTTCTTCAGATGAGAACAGAACTATTGTTCCTGACGATTGCCAGGAAGATGCTGTTGATGTTAAGCCACCGAGACCCTGCCTAGACACAAAACTAGAGACCGTGGTGTGCACAGGGTCAGCTTCACCAGAAAAACGTGTGGTGACGGAATCTGATCTGGAGCCAACAGCAAACATGTGGAGGAACGAAGACTCTCTGGAATCGGGCAACCAGGCGGTCAGCGTAACAAGGTCACCTGGTATTGCTGTGGAAAAGAAGCCGCCGGATAAGCTCTTCTGCGATGCGTTTCcttgcagtgctgctgaagCTCAGACAAAGGTGACTTTCCTCATCGGAGATTCCATGTCACCCGATTCAGACATCGAACTCAGAAGTCAGGCAGTAGTGGAACAAATCGCTAGGCATCACAGCCCGCCAGCAACGGAGGAAGGAGTGTCTGCTGATCAGAACTGTGAAGCTAAACAAACTGTCGAGGACCAAAATAGAGACTGTGGGACAGCTGAACCCTTTCCTCAAGTTGCTAGTGAGCATCAGAGCTGGAATCCAAATCCATACAACGCTGAGAGCATGAGTCTGTTTGATGAATATTTTACTGATGACAGTTCAATTGAAACCCGGACTATTGATGATATTCCAGGGCAAGCAGCTACAGACCTTCTTGCTCACAACAGTAGTTTAGGGTTTTCTAAAAAGCTGTGTACAAAGACTAGCAAACCACCTAGTGAGTTTTGTAAATTTATGGACTCTGTTCGACAAGAGACCTACAAAAACTGCTTTAATGAGCAGGACCAAAGAGAGAAAATCTCTATTCGCGTCCCCCATGGGGACAGAGAAAACGTAGAGAAAAAAGTCGCCCCGGGAATTGATTGGGACATTCCAAGAAATGAGAGTTCAGATAGTGCCCTGGGTGACAGTGAAAGTGAGGATACAGGTCATGATCTAACTAGACCAAGCGGTAACTATTatggaggagagcaggaagaTTGGGCAGAAGAATATGAGATTCCCTTTCCTGG GTCAAAATTAGTTGAAGTGAACTCTGTCCAGCCCAGTATTGCCAATTTTGGAAGATCCTTACTAGGTGGCTACTGTTCGTCTTATGTCCCTGACTTTGTTTTGCAAGGAATAGGAAGTGATGAAAAGCTGAGGCACTGTTTGGTGTCAGATTTGTCTCATGCTGTGCAG cATCCTGTTCTGGATGAACCGATTGCAGAAGCCGTCTGCATTATTGCAGACACGGACAAATGGACGGTGCAAGTGGCCAGTAGCCAGAGGCGAATGATTGATAATAAGCTGGGAAAAGAAGTGTTAGTCTCGAGTCTCGTCTCCAACCTGCTTCATTCCACTCTTCAGCTTTACAAGCATAATTTATCTCCAAACTTC TGTGTTATGCACCTGGAAGATCGGCTGCAGGAGCTCTATTTCAAAAGCAAGATGCTGTCCGAGTATCTCAAGGGCCAGATGAGAGTTCACGTCAAGGAGCTGGGCATGGTGCTGGG GATTGAATCCAGCGACCTCCCTTTACTGGCAGCTGTAGCAAGCACTCACTCTCCATACGTTGCCCAGATACTTCTTTAA
- the FNIP1 gene encoding folliculin-interacting protein 1 isoform X2, with amino-acid sequence MLGEMMFGSVAMSYKGSTLKIHQIRSPPQLMLSKVFTARTGSSIYGSLNTLQDSLEFINQDSNTLKPDHSTIMNGLLGNIVHSNPMDMPGREQNEDRDSGIARSASLSSLLITPFPSPGSSFNKSCASSYQRRWRRSQTTSLENGVFPRWSMDESFNLSDDSSGPSPGIVRKKKIAIGVIFSLSRDEDENNKFNEFFFSHFPLFESHMNKLKSAIEQAMKMSRRSADASQRSLAYNRIVDALNEFRTTICNLYTMPRIGEPVWLTMMSGTPEKNQLCHRFMKEFTFLMENASKNQFLPALLTAVLTNHLAWVPTVMPNGQPPIRIFLEKHSSQSVDMLAKTHPYNPLWAQLGDLYGAIGSPVRLAKTVVVGKRHDLVQRLLYFLTYFIRCSELQETHLLENGEDEAIVMPGTVITTTLEKGEVEESEYVLVTMHKNRGNLLPMESEEMRTPNCSCKYCKCPISLAQNIEGVSQQEREDAQNTPKVELETSSDENRTIVPDDCQEDAVDVKPPRPCLDTKLETVVCTGSASPEKRVVTESDLEPTANMWRNEDSLESGNQAVSVTRSPGIAVEKKPPDKLFCDAFPCSAAEAQTKVTFLIGDSMSPDSDIELRSQAVVEQIARHHSPPATEEGVSADQNCEAKQTVEDQNRDCGTAEPFPQVASEHQSWNPNPYNAESMSLFDEYFTDDSSIETRTIDDIPGQAATDLLAHNSSLGFSKKLCTKTSKPPSEFCKFMDSVRQETYKNCFNEQDQREKISIRVPHGDRENVEKKVAPGIDWDIPRNESSDSALGDSESEDTGHDLTRPSGNYYGGEQEDWAEEYEIPFPGSKLVEVNSVQPSIANFGRSLLGGYCSSYVPDFVLQGIGSDEKLRHCLVSDLSHAVQHPVLDEPIAEAVCIIADTDKWTVQVASSQRRMIDNKLGKEVLVSSLVSNLLHSTLQLYKHNLSPNFCVMHLEDRLQELYFKSKMLSEYLKGQMRVHVKELGMVLGIESSDLPLLAAVASTHSPYVAQILL; translated from the exons ATGCTTGGAGAGATGATGTTTGGCTCTGTGGCCATGAGCTACAAGGGCTCCACGTTGAAAATTCACCAAATTCG CTCACCTCCTCAGCTCATGCTCAGCAAGGTTTTCACAGCTCGCACTGGAAGCAGCATCTATGGAAGTCTGAATAC GTTGCAGGACAGTCTTGAGTTCATTAATCAAGACAGCAATACATTAAAGCCTGACCACAGTACAATTATGAATGGACTTCTTGGGAATATAG TTCATAGCAACCCTATGGATATGCCTGGGAGGGAGCAGAATGAGGACAGAGACAGCGGTATAGCACGATCTG CATCTCTTAGCAGTTTGCTCATCACTCCGTTTCCATCTCCGGGCTCTTCGTTTAACAAAAGCTGTGCTAGCAGTTACCAGCGGCGTTGGCGTCGCAGTCAGACTACCAGCTTGGAGAATGGGGTCTTCCCTCGATG GTCCATGGATGAAAGCTTTAACTTGTCAGATGACAGCTCTGGTCCTAGCCCAGGAAttgttaggaagaaaaaaatagcaattgGAGTTATTTTTTCACTCTCAAGAGATGAAGATGAAAACAACAAATTTAATGAGTTCTTCTTCTCACACTTTCCTCTTTTTGAGAGTCACATGAACAAACTGAAGAGTGCAATAGAACAG GCTATGAAAATGAGTCGTAGATCAGCTGATGCCAGTCAGCGGAGTTTGGCATATAACAGAATTGTTGATGCCCTTAATGAATTCAG aacGACTATTTGCAATCTCTACACGATGCCACGGATTGGGGAGCCTGTCTGGCTTACTATGATGTCGGGGACACCAGAGAAGAACCAGCTTTGCCATCGCTTCATGAAGGAATTCACTTTCTTGATGGAAAATGCTTCTAAAAACCA GTTCTTACCAGCTTTACTGACTGCAGTCCTGACTAACCACTTGGCCTGGGTCCCCACCGTCATGCCGAATGGCCAGCCGCCTATAAGAATCTTCCTGGAAAAGCATTCTTCGCAGAGCGTGGACATGCTGGCCAAAACTCATCCATACAACCCACTGTGGGCACAGCTTG GTGACCTGTATGGGGCTATTGGATCACCTGTGAGATTAGCAAAAACAGTGGTGGTTGGCAAAAGGCATGACCTGGTACAGAGATTGCTTTATTTCCTTACTTACTTCATCAGATGCTCTGAACTTCAAGAGACGCATCTTCTAGAAAATGGGGAAGATGAAGCCATTGTCATGCCTGGAACTGTTATAACTACCAcactggagaaaggagaagtagAAGAATCTGAGTATGTGCTTGTCACAATGCACAAGAACAGGGGCAACTTGCTGCCGATGGAGTCTGAAGAAATGAGAACTCCTAACTGTAGCTGTAAATATTGCAAATGTCCCATTTCCCTTGCACAAAACATAGAAGGTGTTTCACAGCAAGAGAGAGAAGACGCGCAAAACACTCCTAAGGTAGAGCTGGAAACTTCTTCAGATGAGAACAGAACTATTGTTCCTGACGATTGCCAGGAAGATGCTGTTGATGTTAAGCCACCGAGACCCTGCCTAGACACAAAACTAGAGACCGTGGTGTGCACAGGGTCAGCTTCACCAGAAAAACGTGTGGTGACGGAATCTGATCTGGAGCCAACAGCAAACATGTGGAGGAACGAAGACTCTCTGGAATCGGGCAACCAGGCGGTCAGCGTAACAAGGTCACCTGGTATTGCTGTGGAAAAGAAGCCGCCGGATAAGCTCTTCTGCGATGCGTTTCcttgcagtgctgctgaagCTCAGACAAAGGTGACTTTCCTCATCGGAGATTCCATGTCACCCGATTCAGACATCGAACTCAGAAGTCAGGCAGTAGTGGAACAAATCGCTAGGCATCACAGCCCGCCAGCAACGGAGGAAGGAGTGTCTGCTGATCAGAACTGTGAAGCTAAACAAACTGTCGAGGACCAAAATAGAGACTGTGGGACAGCTGAACCCTTTCCTCAAGTTGCTAGTGAGCATCAGAGCTGGAATCCAAATCCATACAACGCTGAGAGCATGAGTCTGTTTGATGAATATTTTACTGATGACAGTTCAATTGAAACCCGGACTATTGATGATATTCCAGGGCAAGCAGCTACAGACCTTCTTGCTCACAACAGTAGTTTAGGGTTTTCTAAAAAGCTGTGTACAAAGACTAGCAAACCACCTAGTGAGTTTTGTAAATTTATGGACTCTGTTCGACAAGAGACCTACAAAAACTGCTTTAATGAGCAGGACCAAAGAGAGAAAATCTCTATTCGCGTCCCCCATGGGGACAGAGAAAACGTAGAGAAAAAAGTCGCCCCGGGAATTGATTGGGACATTCCAAGAAATGAGAGTTCAGATAGTGCCCTGGGTGACAGTGAAAGTGAGGATACAGGTCATGATCTAACTAGACCAAGCGGTAACTATTatggaggagagcaggaagaTTGGGCAGAAGAATATGAGATTCCCTTTCCTGG GTCAAAATTAGTTGAAGTGAACTCTGTCCAGCCCAGTATTGCCAATTTTGGAAGATCCTTACTAGGTGGCTACTGTTCGTCTTATGTCCCTGACTTTGTTTTGCAAGGAATAGGAAGTGATGAAAAGCTGAGGCACTGTTTGGTGTCAGATTTGTCTCATGCTGTGCAG cATCCTGTTCTGGATGAACCGATTGCAGAAGCCGTCTGCATTATTGCAGACACGGACAAATGGACGGTGCAAGTGGCCAGTAGCCAGAGGCGAATGATTGATAATAAGCTGGGAAAAGAAGTGTTAGTCTCGAGTCTCGTCTCCAACCTGCTTCATTCCACTCTTCAGCTTTACAAGCATAATTTATCTCCAAACTTC TGTGTTATGCACCTGGAAGATCGGCTGCAGGAGCTCTATTTCAAAAGCAAGATGCTGTCCGAGTATCTCAAGGGCCAGATGAGAGTTCACGTCAAGGAGCTGGGCATGGTGCTGGG GATTGAATCCAGCGACCTCCCTTTACTGGCAGCTGTAGCAAGCACTCACTCTCCATACGTTGCCCAGATACTTCTTTAA